In Atribacterota bacterium, the genomic window AAATTTATATCTGCAATGTTATGACCCAACCTGGAGAAACCGATAACTATACTGTTTCAATGCATGTAAAAGAAATCATAAAATACCTACCTAATAATTGCTTAGATTATGTCTTGCTTAATAGTCAGAAATTAAGTAAGCAGGTAGCAGCAAAATATAAAAAGGAGGGAGCCTTTATGGTTAAGGACGATTTACCTCCTGATTTTGATAAAAGGATAAAAGTATTGAGGCAGGAGTTGTTATCAGAATACAATTTTGCCCGGCATCATTCTGAAAGGTTAGCCAAACTGATAATAGACATTATTCATAAGGAGAAAAAATAATTGTATTTTTCACCACTGGTAAAACAAGAATTAGCTCGCATAATTCCGTCAAAAAATTATGAGCAAAAAAGTGAGCTATTAGCCTTTATAATAATGAATGGCAGAATTGATTCCTCCAGTAAGCTATTAATTATTCTTGATAATCCAGTTATGATTAAGGTAGTTTATTTTTTAGTGAAGAGAGCTTTTCGCTACGAAGCTAAAATAGACATAATAAAGAAAAACCATAAAAAGAAGATTTATAATATATCTGTTGCTAATACACAAAAAATAAAATTAATCTTAAAGCAATTTCAATTAACAAGAAATGTTAGGGGAGATTTAAGAAGAGTAGGAACAGTCAGAAACAAAGAAGAAATAATAAGAAATTTTTCTGAGCAAGACTTTTTGCGAGGAGCCTTTTTAGCAGGTGGTTTTGTTAATGACCCTGAGAGAATGTATCATCTGGAGATTGCCTGTCCTTCTAAGGAGGTGGCACAAATGATTGGGGATGTTTTACACCATTCCTCGTTTTTTACCAAAATAAGCTTCTGGCAAAAGAAGTGGACTGTTTATATTAAAAAGAGTGAACAAATCTTTGAATTTTTACGTTTTATCGGAGTACAGAGAGCATTGTTAAACCTTCAAGATATTATTGCACGAAAAGATATTTTAAATACCGTAAATCGATTAGTTAATTGTGAAACAGCCAATCTAGATAAAACAATATTTTCGGCTTCCCGACAATTATTTTATATCGACTTAGTACTAAAGAACGTTGGTCTGGAAAATTTATCTCCTAATCTTAGAGAGGTAATTAAAATCCGTCTAAACCATCCCTATGCCAGTATCCAGGAGCTTGCTGATACCCTGGGAGGGGGCATCACTAAGTCAGGGATATATCATCGCTTGAAAAAGATTAAACAACTGGCAGAATACAATTTGCCAGCAAACGAAATTTAACTGCCAAAGGAACAGAACCAAGAATTAATATTATTTTTTGAGGTTGTTTGAAAAAAATAAATAATTAGTGATAAAATATGATTGAGCTTATAATATAAATAAATTCTGGCTTAAAGTAAACCCATCTTAATCTATATTTAACTGGATAAGGATTTTTATTAACTTTATAAAAAAGAAGACATTAAAGGAATTAATAAATATTAAGCTCGTGATTGACTTAGGGGTTCTCAAGGGGAATTCTTCCCCTTGAATATCCTGTAGATAAGTTAGTCTCATTGAAATAATAACAAAATGTTTATTTATAATTAGTTAGAGGGTATTTTAATGGAACAAAATCTGTTTATAGAGCAGAAACAGACTTTGCAGCTCTCACCTCAAATGTACCAATCTATCAGAATATTACAGATGAATATAATTGAATTAAACCGGTGGCTGGAAAAGGAATCCCAGGAAAATCCGGTTTTGGAAGTAGATTTTAACCAAGTTTCTTATCCAGAGCAAGATGTAGCAACAAAAATCCATAACAATGATAATAATTGGCCAGATGACAGAGCTTTGTTAGATTACTTTTCCAGCTGGAAAGGTTCAAGAAATAATAACAATATGCCCACTATAGT contains:
- the whiA gene encoding DNA-binding protein WhiA, whose protein sequence is MYFSPLVKQELARIIPSKNYEQKSELLAFIIMNGRIDSSSKLLIILDNPVMIKVVYFLVKRAFRYEAKIDIIKKNHKKKIYNISVANTQKIKLILKQFQLTRNVRGDLRRVGTVRNKEEIIRNFSEQDFLRGAFLAGGFVNDPERMYHLEIACPSKEVAQMIGDVLHHSSFFTKISFWQKKWTVYIKKSEQIFEFLRFIGVQRALLNLQDIIARKDILNTVNRLVNCETANLDKTIFSASRQLFYIDLVLKNVGLENLSPNLREVIKIRLNHPYASIQELADTLGGGITKSGIYHRLKKIKQLAEYNLPANEI